In Salvelinus namaycush isolate Seneca unplaced genomic scaffold, SaNama_1.0 Scaffold1320, whole genome shotgun sequence, one DNA window encodes the following:
- the LOC120036379 gene encoding transport and Golgi organization protein 1 homolog — translation MMDVSRVQTTLSVVEEERDRFMTKLLNEEKSRKELEEQFQKLEHDILLVKSDKNHLENQYKTLQQKNDIMTEMYQQKENALQQKLTKEEFERPNKEDRLTEMDGKALEEEVKVCRQRVKEIQDELKWTEKFYKAQIIEQEQKSHENWVIARAAERALIDEKKETTNIRNLLTDMSSKLKELCRPLFKPTPGMAPMPLLTR, via the exons ATGATGGATGTCTCTCGG GTCCAGACCACTCTGTCTGTTGTGGAGGAAGAGCGCGATCGCTTCATGACCAAGCTGCTGAACGAAGAGAAGTCCAGGAAAGAGCTGGAAG AGCAATTTCAGAAGCTGGAGCATGACATCTTGTTGGTGAAAAGTGACAAGAACCACCTGGAGAACCAGTACAAGACCCTGCAGCAGAAGAATGACATCATGACAGAGATGTACCAGCAGAAGGAGAACGCTTTGCAGCA GAAGCTGACCAAGGAGGAGTTTGAGCGCCCCAACAAGGAAGACCGGCTGACGGAGATGGATGGCAAGGCCCTAGAGGAGGAGGTCAAGGTGTGTAGGCAGCGCGTTAAGGAGATCCAGGACGAGCTGAAATGGACCGAGAAGTTCTACAAAGCTCAGATCATTGAGCAGGAGCAGAAATCTCACGAGAACTGG gTGATTGCACGCGCCGCAGAGCGAGCTCTAATCGACGAGAAGAAGGAAACAACTAACATTCGTAACTT ACTGACTGACATGTCCAGCAAGCTGAAGGAGCTCTGTAGGCCTCTGTTCAAGCCCACCCCTGGGATGGCTCCCATGCCTCTCCTGACGAGGTAA